From Pseudomonas asiatica, the proteins below share one genomic window:
- a CDS encoding ABC transporter permease: MYLLRLALASLANRRFTAFLTAFAIALSVCLLLAVERVRTEARASFASTISGTDLIVGARSGSVNLLLYSVFRIGNATNNIRWDSYEHYAKDPRVKWTIPISLGDSHRGYRVMGTTGDYFSHYQYGRRQHLELSQGRAFADDPFEVVLGAEVAEALHYKLGDKLVLAHGVAAISLVKHDDKPFTVVGVLKRTGTPVDRTLHISLGGMEAIHIDWHNGVPARGAGRISAEQARTMDLQPAAITAFMLGLNSKIATFSLQREINEYRSEPLLAILPGVALQELWSLMGTAEQALFVVSLFVVLTGLIGMLTAILTSLNERRREMAILRSVGARPWHIAGLLVLEALSLAAVGIAAGLGLLYAGIALAQGYVQANYGLYLPLAMPSAHEWTLLAIILGAALLMGSVPAWRAYRQSLADGLSIHL; the protein is encoded by the coding sequence ATGTACCTGCTCCGCCTTGCCTTGGCCAGCCTGGCCAACCGCCGCTTCACCGCATTCCTCACCGCCTTCGCCATCGCCCTGTCGGTGTGCCTGCTGCTGGCCGTTGAGCGGGTCCGTACCGAGGCCCGGGCCAGCTTCGCCAGCACCATAAGCGGTACCGACCTGATCGTCGGCGCCCGCTCCGGCTCGGTGAACCTGCTGTTGTACTCGGTGTTCCGCATCGGCAACGCCACCAACAATATCCGTTGGGACAGCTATGAGCACTACGCCAAGGACCCGCGGGTGAAATGGACCATCCCCATCTCGCTGGGCGACTCGCACCGTGGTTATCGGGTGATGGGCACTACCGGCGACTACTTCAGCCATTACCAGTACGGCCGCCGCCAGCACCTGGAATTGAGCCAGGGCCGCGCGTTTGCCGATGATCCGTTCGAGGTGGTGCTGGGTGCCGAAGTGGCCGAGGCGTTGCACTACAAACTGGGCGACAAGCTGGTGCTTGCCCACGGCGTGGCCGCGATCAGCCTGGTCAAGCACGACGACAAGCCGTTCACCGTGGTCGGAGTGCTCAAGCGCACCGGCACACCGGTCGACCGCACGCTGCATATCAGCCTGGGCGGCATGGAAGCCATCCACATCGACTGGCACAACGGGGTGCCGGCCCGTGGCGCCGGGCGTATCAGCGCCGAGCAGGCACGGACCATGGACCTGCAGCCTGCCGCCATCACTGCGTTCATGCTCGGCCTGAACAGCAAGATCGCGACATTCAGCCTGCAGCGGGAGATCAATGAATACCGCAGCGAGCCGTTGCTGGCGATCCTGCCCGGGGTAGCCCTGCAGGAGCTGTGGAGCCTGATGGGCACCGCGGAGCAGGCGTTGTTCGTGGTGTCGCTGTTCGTGGTGCTGACCGGCCTGATCGGCATGCTTACGGCGATTCTCACCAGCCTCAATGAACGCCGTAGGGAGATGGCGATATTGCGCTCGGTTGGTGCCAGGCCGTGGCATATCGCAGGGCTGCTGGTGCTGGAGGCACTGTCGCTGGCGGCGGTCGGGATCGCTGCAGGGCTTGGCTTGCTGTATGCGGGAATCGCCTTGGCACAAGGGTATGTGCAGGCCAACTATGGTTTGTACTTGCCGCTGGCCATGCCGAGTGCTCATGAATGGACGTTGC